The Fusarium poae strain DAOMC 252244 chromosome 2, whole genome shotgun sequence nucleotide sequence acgacTTGGAGTGGCTGTTGCAATGAGTTTGGGCGCTATGTAAGTTGTTCTGGCTTCCAAAAGCACGTATCATTGTGAGCTAACGTCTTTTGCAGTGCTGGCATCACCGGTATCGTCAAGGCTGTCCTTGTGGTCAGCATGAAGAGTGAAGATATCACCTACGACCGTGTCGACCTCACCATCTGGACCCTGACCGAGCCTGCCGCCTCTATCATGGCCATCTGTATTCCCGTTCTGTATGTTTTGTGCCCTTGctatcttttatttattgtGATTGATGGGAACTAACCCGGGACAGGCGAATGCTTTACCACGAACTCAAGTCCAGCTCGAGAAGTTacaacaagaacaaaacCGGTACCAACCCCAACGATCACGAAACGAGAAATACAGTCCCATCCTCAGCTCTCAGAGCATCCAGACGATATGGTCCCAACTCGCGATACGGCCGAAACTCCGTGGTCATCATGTCAGGCTGGCAGGAGTCACAAGAACATCTCCAGGATTCCGATGAAAGTGTTAGCGGTTTGAAGGTATCCGCGAACACTGGTGGAGTTTTAAAGACGGAGGAGGTCAGGGTTCAACACGAGCGCCTGAGCACCTTCAGCGACGAGAATTCGATAGAATTGAGAAACTTGCCGCAAGCTCAGGTCAAAGGTGGTTATCAAAGCCATGATCGAGCGCCTTCTTTCTAAAaatattcttcttttctattAGTATTGTTACTATGTATTTATGATACCCATTTACAACAGGCAAACATTCATCTACGTGCTCAGTGGAATTTAATCTTGCCAAGTCACGTAGTCAGATCCACACGCACAAAGTCGAGTCATCTAGACTATCTAGCATAATCTGTGACGTATTTTCTCAGGTCTCGACCATCGATCACGGTCCGTTCCGTTTTAGATCCGAAGACTGTGATTTGGTCAGGCACCATTTACTGTTTCCGGAATTCAGTAGCGCTATACAGAGGTCAGGGTATTAGAAACGgtggccgctagaagcattcgagacgaaattagtaggtcagtttgtGCTGCTTAGGCCATTCTCCCTAAgctccttatttttatagcctAAAGCTTATCTAAAGGCTAACTTTTCTATTGCCCACTACcttacctaggtagacaGAGCTTTTACAGCAGAGGCCTTTAACTCTTCACAAAGCCAACCGCGGCTAAAAACAATGTGTAATAATCCTGAACTAGGAGGTTACTCAGAACGGCGCTACTGGATTTACAAAGACGTGATTGATGTAAACATGTAAATTGACACTTGCGGCAGTAATGAGTGATTTCTCGATTTGGTTGTGGTGACTAAATACCAATGCTATGGGAATGTAATCGCAAACAGGGAGACCTTGTAGGCCTCCATTCCCTATATCATACCCTCCAACAAGGCATACATCATGCCAACTGTTCTAGCCGTCTCACTTGTTGCTCTTGGATGACCAGATTGGAGTAGCGCCGCCGTTTTTGTATAGAACGAGGTTCCCATCATCCTGGACAGATACGAATGTCTTGTTGTCGCCGCTTGGGGCAGCAGTGTTGGTATGCCAAGTCGCTTTACCATTCTTGTCACTAAAGGGGAAGTGCGGTCAGCAAAATTGCAACGGACCCTCGATGAAAACATATCGGACTTACTAGATGCAGAAATTACCATCGCTTTGCATGATGGCACCCTTTGCGTTGGTGACCTGTTGGTCGGTGCTCTGCCAAGCGCAGCGGTTGTTGTAGTAGATGGCAAGCTTGCCATCGTCTTGCATACGGAGCTCAACGGACCGATCTTTGCTGAAGATGCTCATACCGACCATGAGCCAGTCGCCGTTTTCAAGAGTGCCGTAGCCCATTTTGAGGgatcgaagaagaagaattgaTTGAGGAAGAAGTGCCAGTTGACGATGAGCAGAATTGAGAGTGTTTGATCGGGGTTAGTGAGAGATGAAAGGCTTATATAGACACAAAATCCGTAGGTCCCCCTGAGGGACAGGGAGGCCAGGGAGTTGCagaattttatagctaaatatagcCAGTGCTACGCTATCTTTGATCGACGGTGGTTGTCCTATAGAGATATGTCTTAGCCCCCCTGTCATAAGGGTGTATAGACCTTGGAATTGGATTAGGGTTATGTATAGGGCTCTGATAATCTGGCTATAGGTATattagaaatactatatatattacctagccaTTAGGCTACTATcttttagctagattataaggCGATATATAACtgatattataactataatctaggttagcttagtatattatatattaaggcaGGATAacttatatcttttttcctagtaatcttattaagtaaggaagaagaaagtatataatattattataattttaatagagcttttattctttaatatagagttaactttattaaaccttattaaaaagtatagccttatagccttataatattattttattactaaagtttactattcttaagtatcttatttctttataaaatgattaaaatcttagtcaTGCATTATATAGACACAAAATAACTCAATTGTGATTTGGTAAGGACGAAGAAAGTATCCTGTAGATCAGTGTAACTACAGAAATTGTGTCTGTCTCACTATAGCGCGTACAAGCCTCCCAATACATCCAATCATGTTCAATCTAGCTACCTTACGGTACCGTGCATAATGCAGTAACACGTATCGATCTTCCTTTGTAGGCCACTGGCATAGTTTGTACTCCCTCAGTCTGTCGGCAGATCGATTCATCGAGTCCCGAAGAGTGATTTGGACATGGTATAGCGAGAATCAAGCGGTAAGTGGCTTTTTACAAGTCAAATATTGTATGCAtttgagagaagagaaatCGTCTGTCTTCTGCCATTGGTTGGCATGCTTTATCAACCCTGGTTACCAAGTCACCAACATAAGTCCAGTTAATACCGGTCTACACATTATTTTGCCTCTCGCGTCTGTCCCTCCCAGGTACCTTGGTTGGAACAGAAAGCAATCTTGTGCGTTGTGATACTTCTCCGCGTATTCCCGCTGTGGGTATGACCGTGGTAGAGAAACTCCCGTGGTCAAGAAGATCATCATTAACTGGGGTTTACCCAAAGCCCCGTCTAACATGCCCTATTCCAATCAGTTTTGCAGCCAAATAGAaccccaccaccaccaccaccaccggcAACTTTCCTAATGAGTCAGTCCCCTCGGTCGACGTACATGCAAGTAACAAGATCATTCCTACAATGCGAGCATCCGTAAACAACTTTCCTCGATACTCAGGGGGAATAGGAGGTTGACTCTTTAACTGACTAGGTAAGATATGTCATCTGGCGTCACAAAACCATTGATTGATGGATTTGATATAGTAGAGAGGATGACGAGAAGGCCAAAGAGGATGACGTAGCGACAGTTGTTGCATTGGATAGATACCTACTACTAAGACTAAACAAGAATAAGAACATTCTAGAGCAAGACAGCAATACTTGTTTAGTATAGCGATCTGGACTATCGTGAACTCTTTTTTATCGCGTTAGCCACGTCTTGATACATCGTATTTCATGAGCTGCGTCTGACCGCGGCTTTAACATCAATGGATAGAAGGCCCCCTCAAAGCCCCATTTGGTACACAAATCAACTTCAAATCTGATTTTCCGAATATGTTTCATCATGAAATAGCTTAGCCACGCACTTCTAGCGATATATCCCATCAGCCTTGGGCGCACTTCGCCATCCGGCGGTATATCTTGCATTTTTCTCCTACACTTATGCCCAAGAGAAGTGTTCGGAATGTAAGTAAGCTCCCACGGAATCTGAATTCCTGAGGATGTTCAAGTTTAAAAATGCAACAGTATTTCGAACATCATTCTGCATAGTGTCTGGACCGCAAACATATACGCCAAGCGAGTCGGTAGATGTCATCTCATTTGCCACCTCTTTCACAGCTCCTGGTAAGTCAGGTCGACCAAGGAGTTCGTCGAATAGTACCGGAATCTCGGTCCCCTTTTCCGTCCCTGATAATTTTGGTCTGGAAACTGAGCTCCTATTCAATGGGAGGATTGATTCAGGTAAGGCTCCACTGGTATGATAGAGTTGCACATGCAATCCCGGGACCATTTTGTCTGTGTACTTGAGCAACGTTCCAGTCACAACTTGTCGATACCAACCGCAGGTCTCGATATCTCGACATGCTAGTATCACACGAAGTGATGAAAACGGGCATCTGTCCTTTTGATCTCCTCTGAGGTCTGCTTCGCCCTCAGATGTGTGGGCTGCGACATAAAGTTCGATAAAAGGCAAAGTCCATCCAGCTCCCGAGCCTCCTGCGATGACAACAAGACGGTTATTGTTTGGGAATGCCTTTTTATCGATACCCCCATATGGTCCATCCACCAGCACTGTGACTTGAGCTCCTGGGTTTTGTAACGCGTGCTCATACAACTTTGCTGTAAAACCTCTATGTCTCTTAAGATAAAAGACAAGGAACGACTGATCGGCGGGAGACGTGGATGGCAAAGAGCAAATCGTAAATGGATGCGATGACAAGGCTTCTACAAGCCCAAAACCAGTAAAGCGTAAGAAGCAGTGTTGTCCTATTTCCCAAGTGAAGTTTGCTGGGATAGTGACACGGACGAAACCATTGTCCTCTACTTTGACATGAGCCTTTGTTTGAACACCGTACTCAAAGCAGGTTCTTAGCCAGGGATAGACATAGCAGGGTACATATACTGCGGCAGTGCCTATGAAGTAGTGCCTATAGAGCAAGCGTCAGTGTGTGCTTAACAAAGTTGGACATGAATCGCAGCTTTACCAGGATGTTAGAGTATAGTCACAGTGCCAAAAGAAGGTAAGCATAAATATAACGGCAGAAAAGAAGTGTGTTGCCTTGAAGAATTCGTATCCTAACAGTTTTCTGGTTTCTATGTGAGCTAGTAATCATAGATAAGATATCCTGATACACTTACCGGATGGCACTATGAGATGCAAACGTAAGCCAGGCTTGGAAGATCAAAGCGACGATACCTGTCCAATAAAACAAAAGGCTCATCTTGAAATGCATCTGCATATCGTGAAATCTGATGTGATAAATAATAAACGGGAACGTGTGCAAGAGCGCAAGTATAAAAAAGGCGTAAGCTATCCATCGATGGAATACTTGGAGCCTCTCGTGGGAGACGCCTGTCAGTAAGGTAATCCAGTTTGTTTTGGTGGCAGTAGCGCTATTGCTAGTCAGTAATGCTTGAAGATGTTATAATAGGTATTGAAAGACTGACAATACAAATGGCATGCATCCCAAAGCCAACCACCCGGATCTTGTTCCTAATGGTGGTGAGCCGCCAAAGTCTAACGAAGGCCAATAGTACGGCTGAGGGATCAAGTCCATGCCTATCACAGATTAATTCTTGTTCACCTTTCTGAATATTCAACTCACtcacaaaaaaagaaaattgtTCCAACCAATCCCAGTAACAGCACTCCAATGGGAGCTGAGTTAAATCCAAGTGATGTAACATGGAACCCACGATACGAAAGATATCTGATGATGGCGATTAACATTCGCCAGGGTCCTGGCCCGCGGAATGTCGGAAAAGCAAGGCCAATAACGTAGTAGGATATGAAGTGGCCGATTGTGAAGAGTCCAATGCCACTCATAAAGAAGGCCACTGTAGGCAAAGCGTAGACATGATCGGCGATGTACCTTTTTTGTGTTAGATGGGACTTTAGGAGATGACCTTATTCAATCTGCAAATTTTCGGCTTACCAGAAATGCCATCTCTTCATATACCAGACACATTGCGCTTCTGTGAAGCCATCACAAGTAAATGCACGGCTCCCAGTCAATTGAACTGGGGGCGTGAGCCAAGCCGCTGACTCCATATATGAGGAAAGACTACCACTGATGATGATAAACTTGAAAAACGAATGCTCGAGGCAATACCAATGAAAGACTGTTGGGGAAGGATGCTTGTGTGTCAAAGTCTTGACAATACAGATGGttgatacaaataaccgtcCTCGAGCTTAATATTTGTGATTCGATGATTCCAGAAAAGGGAACAATGACACAGAGAAGTTCatgaataaataaataaaagtagCAAATGGCAATGAATCGATTGCGTTCCCAACTAGATGCAAAGCAATGTAGGTATGTTTGCCCCTTGGCCAATTAAGCAACTGTCTTTACAGCCTAACAAGAATCTTGTGCCGAGTTCCGTAAGAATTAATTCTGATAGGTCGAAGTATCAATATATCATCAATCGAGCTGGAGCATGTTTCCACTCCATCATCGCATAAACGGCACTTGAGTAAGTTTGAGCAAGTTTGTCTACGACGATAAGACTATTCCTTATCGGCTTACACGACAATATAAACTTGGATAAGTAGTGGTCAGTTTTTACCTCTGATATGAGCAAGTCACTATAAAAATCGGTTTCAAGTTCAATGGAAATGGACATGACTACTTCGACAGGCAGATCAATGCCCATGTCAACTCCCAGTGCCAGCACTATGAATATGAATATGGGTATGGAGCAAATGAATATGTCTTTCTTTACTTCTACCACGACACTACTATGGACAAAGTCCTTCGCCCCCACGACCACGGGACAATATGCAGGTCTTTGCATTTTCCTTATTGCCCTGACCACCATTTTCCGAATGCTGCTTGCTATACGCGTCAACTTTCACAGCATCAAACATGGTCTTAGGCAGAGGCGTACCAAAGGTCTGCTGGCGGAGTGCCCAGCCATTGAGATTGGTCAGCGCCCATGGACAGCGAATGAAGCTGTAATGCTGGGAGTGATAGATGTTGTGATCGCAGCCATCAGCTATTTATTGTGAGTTTTCTTACCTCATACTGGATCACTAAGTAAAGAGATTGACTAGTATTCTGCCAACCTAGGATGCTTGCTGTCATGACAATGAATGTTGGCTATTTCCTCGCCGTACTATCTGGCGTGTTTCTCGGAAGTGTTATCTGTAGTCGATTTTCGGCAAATTCTAGTTTACATTAACAGAACGAGAGGTGCTCTTCTCGTCTATAGAGCCAGGTTTTCTCTAATAAAATTGTACATGATCACCTATTTAGAATCTATCGATAAAAGCTCATGAACTTCGAGAATCTCCtgtcttttatttttattttttttggtATACGATCGCAAGATTGCTTTCGCCCTTTTCAGTTTTATCAAAGGTTATTCACAATACTTTATCTGTCCGCGCAGATTGAAGAATTGTGTACGGTTTCTCTCAAGACAAGGTTTCCAAGAATCTCCTGTCGACAATGATTACGGAATACACATAAGTTCTTTGTTGCTTTATAGGCATACCTTGGGCACTGGCAGGCGTACATGTGAGGAGATTAAGTTATCCAAGAGAGACAATTGTGTCAAAGTAGTATAAGTAGCTTGACGATGGGTGTGGGGACAAGCTTTTGGGGTGGTGAGTATTTCGCTGTTCCTGGTGTTCCAGGCACCTCCAGTCTATAACGGGTTTCCCAACATCACATAAGCTCTCAAAGATAGGTGAGATGTGAATAAGATTGCAAGACAAAATCACTGTCGTTATCATATTTGCATGGACCAATACGTTTTCTTTGGCGCGAACAGCCCTGCACTGTGGCTAAGACGCCGTGGTAGgaagctcatcaacatcaagtaGCATCGATCTTTGGAATTCAAGAAGAAATTGTTTATATAAGAATTGCGTATGTATGCATAAATTTGTACGGTCATATAAGAGTAGATAGATACATGAATCACACAGCTCTGCTGCGTGTAAAAATTTGAACCGACTAGCGGTAGCCGAATAATATCAGAACGAAGAGCTGCCCATTGCCCCCCGCTCCTTGGCCCCAAACTCAGTCTGGAGACTAGAAACCACTTGTCTGAATCATCGTGAAAACATTTTAGATTCTCTGGACAGCAGGGCCGGGGATCTGGTAAGAGCTGAACTGTCCGTagaggttgaagagaatGCCAGGGTCGGAGGCGGAGTAGAACTTGGTGAAGTCGCCGCCACCGCTGAGAGCCTGAGAGCCGCTACCAGTGACCTTGAGGTTGATGCACTGGGGGTAGGCTTGGGCACCGTTCTGCTGGCCAGCAGAGTGAAGTCCAATGATCTCGTGTCGGAGAACGTAGTTACCAGCCTTGAGGTTTCGGGGCACAGTGAACTTCCAGGCGAAACCATCACGAATAAGCTCGTCGGATGCCCAGTTGCCAGGGTTGCTACCAGAGATGTAGCCCTTCTCAGCGACCTTGGTCCATCGAAGGCTTCCCTTGTTGATGCTGGCAAAGTCTCCGCTGACGGGAGCGAGGTACTCGGTAACGGGGCCGTGGTGAGACTCGGGCCAGGTGTCCCACTTCAGGGTGACAACATCACCAGCAGCGACGGTGACAGCGTTGCTGACGGGTCGAGCGCTCTTGTGGCAGATGATATCGGCAGAGCCAAAAGAAGCGGGCTCAACAAAGCCGTTGTCCTGGTTTCCAGCAGCCCAGCCGACAGCGTTGGAGGGAGCACCGTGGGGAATGCCACCAGTGTACTCCTGGCCACCAGCGATAACCTTGGCAACGTGGCCGTGAGCGTTGACCGAGCTGGCGAGAAGAGCCACGGCGGCGAGGGAGAGAGTGTTGCAGTGCATGTTGATGGTGTAGAGACTGAAGAAGGACTTGTTGGGCAAGATTGTTTGTTTGAAGAGACAATGAGAGACTTGTTTGAGAGGCTGTGATAGAATCGACTTGAGGAGGCTGATCAACGGTTTATATATTTGAATCCACTCAACCCGACGAATCCTTCAGTTCATCAAGATGAGTCTACACATAAAACGAGTTATCCCGTTTTGTCGACGGAGCCAAAAATGGACCTAGACTAATTCGTGGCATGCACAAAGGAGATGTAACGTCCGCGATTACCAAACTAAGCCATGATCGTCATCGCCAACAACGAAAAAAGCGATATTAAAGGAGGGCTTCCCTACGTAGCAGCCAAGCAAACTCAAGTGGTCACTGGCATGAATTTGGTTTACTCATAGGCCAACCATAACCCGGCAATGGTCGGCCATCGGACAGAGAAGCCGGCAGTCGATTCGCTGTGGACATGTTTCAGAAAGAGTTACTGACCAAGGCAATTCGGAATGAGAACCCGTTTTTCCCGCCATGTAAGCCAGTCATAGCTTGGCGAGATCCGCTCTGAAACGAGAATGGCGACAGCGTCTAACTACAGGTTTATAGTTTATCAAGGTCTCTTTGTTGGGCATGTCATTCGTGGaaataaagagattaattaacttgCATCTGTTGAATCGCAAGGGACGTCCCGCATGCAAGTGTCCTATCGCTGTGGATCATATGTGGTCCTAAAAACTTTGTTTTCCGAGACGTTGGTTAAGCATGAATTGTGATGCAGGATTTGGAATCACTCCGAGAACTTGGGATGAACAGAACAGCATTTGCGGCGCAGATTTCTGCAAGTCAGATGACAAAAGCACTCAGGAAGAAGCACATACGGAGCTTCTTGTGCGTTTATCCCAGGGTTGTGGTGAGACAAGAGACACGAGATAGAGATAGAGTAGCCGCCACATGCACATGCACATGAGACAATCGAGGAAACGATCGAGAATTCATGGATGAGGGATCCAGATATGATCGAGTCATGATCCAATGGCagtggagaaggaagagatgcTCCAGCCAACTTGGGATAAATTTTCCCGTATCCCTGTTTCAATTTTGTCAGTTTGCCGGCCCGATGTTTCCACGCATGAAGTTTAATTAACAGGAGGCAAGCAGCCAAGGCATTcgatttttctttttaattgttgttgttgtttctcTCATTGGGGAAGACGGGACGAGATGGCATGTTTGAAACAAGACAACCCACTGAGATTATCGATATTTTGCAATGACTAGAAGGGATTCTGTCGGTAGTTCATTAGAGTTTTTCTTTCCCTCCGGGCTGATCTATGGGTTGTGGTCTGTTTTTAGCTCTATCGATCATCCTTGTAGTTTTCGATCTCGTGTGGTAACACATGGGTGCATTCAGTGAGCACCAATATAATCCATCTTCAGAGCCCAAGTAAGCACATACGACCAAAGGTAGTggaaaatacgggatcccgtccgctctcccatagtcaagccaCTAACCGgtggattagtagttgggtcggtgacgaccagcgaatccccgctgttgtatgtttttaCTTTTTGCCATTTTCGCTAGAAATGAGGGAATCTCCAGACCCTCTATTTTTGGCTTGGCTGACCAATTGAAAAGAGCACGTGCTCTGATAGATCGGTAGATCTCCTTCCGACACCAAATTTGACAGCAATCAATCGTCGGATGTAACGCTATGTTGGGTCAAGCAAAAGTCTTACCCTACATGTATGTATACTGCCAACTTTTACTGGAAGGCTGTCCATGGCTAAACAATCATCACGGTCACTGCGAGTTATCTAGATATTGGTACTGATCTTATTAGAAAAGAATGTTTCTTTTCCGGTTTCGTTATCTTAGTTTTACTGTGTCGTAGTGGCAAGGTTTATCCACTATGCGTTCAACCGATTTTTTACGATGGGAATCCTACTTACCCATCCAAAAAACACCGTGTCGTTATTCGACGAATCAATTGGCGATAGTACGAAATGAGTGTAGCAACCTTGAAACCGGCTTAATAATCCACTATGTAATATGATGAGTATGAAAAAAACTAGCGTAACGTTATGGCAATGGCATGGTTGTATTACATCGAGCAAACTTGGCGACGTTGGCGTTAATATCAACACGTGTACAGAGTTCGGAGTATGGAACGCATATCCACAAACTCCACTGACGACTGTCAAGTAATTTCGGCCATTACATTCCGGCACTCAGTATTTGACAGGCATCTAGATAAGTGGAATGTTTCGATGCCGCATCAACGGCACTACGTATGACAATTTGGTGGCGAACTTAACAAACTGTCAACGTAGTCTCATAGAGCAATCAGGCCATTCGTGGTGATTCATGCACAGATATTTAACTGCTAAGTAATTGGTGATAGTCGCTGAAGTACCTCTTCTTCACGGCCTAGGCAAGCCCAAGCAAGCAATGAAAAGATTGAGCCCAAACAAGTGCGCGTTCGCGTCACCTAGAGGCAGTGTAATACTAGGGACACAGTGGGTCAAACCATGTGCAAGCACAGAGGGAATCACCCAAGATCTAAAAATAGGAATAATCAATGTTGGTCTCTTTAGAGACCTTTCAGAGATTAAACTGAAAAGAACAGATACTACACTTGATCTAAGCCAAAAGGCAAAGAGAGCTAAggagaaaaggaaagaagaaagcGTAGCTTGGACAGGCTATGAATGACTTTTATAGAGGAAACCCAGGCGGTGAGAAATAGCCGATGGCAGAATAACAAGCGGCAAAACAGTGTGACGCGGTGATGAAATTCGGTGGTTGGGAAGCATTTCGCTAAAGAACAAGCGACGCATCATTGACCAACAAAAGTCAAGAGGTGGATTGGATCCGTTTACGCCTCATTTCCGTAGGGTCAGATATGGATATACGGATGTAGAGGTAGTTAATGCACTAGGCATTCTTCGAATGCGCCTGTACGCGAAGTGTTCGTGTCTGGCACTACGATATCCCCATGTAAGAAGCAAAGCACACTTTACGCGTCATTTCTCCACCGAGCCACGAGGTTAGGTCATGCCACGACTATTGATATAGGAGTGCTTCACCTAAAATACGTCGCTAGCTAGTTACCTTGGCCATGATTGGCCGTTCTTGATCCAGAATATTCGTCGCAGGGTCTTCACAAGCGGCGATATCGCCTGAAGCAGTCTC carries:
- a CDS encoding hypothetical protein (SECRETED:SignalP(1-20)~CAZy:AA9) yields the protein MHCNTLSLAAVALLASSVNAHGHVAKVIAGGQEYTGGIPHGAPSNAVGWAAGNQDNGFVEPASFGSADIICHKSARPVSNAVTVAAGDVVTLKWDTWPESHHGPVTEYLAPVSGDFASINKGSLRWTKVAEKGYISGSNPGNWASDELIRDGFAWKFTVPRNLKAGNYVLRHEIIGLHSAGQQNGAQAYPQCINLKVTGSGSQALSGGGDFTKFYSASDPGILFNLYGQFSSYQIPGPAVQRI
- a CDS encoding hypothetical protein (TransMembrane:8 (o46-72i84-100o112-131i152-170o190-212i224-244o256-276i283-302o)), translating into MESAAWLTPPVQLTGSRAFTCDGFTEAQCVWYMKRWHFWYIADHVYALPTVAFFMSGIGLFTIGHFISYYVIGLAFPTFRGPGPWRMLIAIIRYLSYRGFHVTSLGFNSAPIGVLLLGLVGTIFFFCMDLIPQPYYWPSLDFGGSPPLGTRSGWLALGCMPFVFATATKTNWITLLTGVSHERLQVFHRWIAYAFFILALLHTFPFIIYHIRFHDMQMHFKMSLLFYWTGIVALIFQAWLTFASHSAIRKLLGYEFFKATHFFSAVIFMLTFFWHCDYTLTSWHYFIGTAAVYVPCYVYPWLRTCFEYGVQTKAHVKVEDNGFVRVTIPANFTWEIGQHCFLRFTGFGLVEALSSHPFTICSLPSTSPADQSFLVFYLKRHRGFTAKLYEHALQNPGAQVTVLVDGPYGGIDKKAFPNNNRLVVIAGGSGAGWTLPFIELYVAAHTSEGEADLRGDQKDRCPFSSLRVILACRDIETCGWYRQVVTGTLLKYTDKMVPGLHVQLYHTSGALPESILPLNRSSVSRPKLSGTEKGTEIPVLFDELLGRPDLPGAVKEVANEMTSTDSLGVYVCGPDTMQNDVRNTVAFLNLNILRNSDSVGAYLHSEHFSWA
- a CDS encoding hypothetical protein (TransMembrane:2 (n22-30c34/35o44-67i101-117o)); amino-acid sequence: MSTPSASTMNMNMGMEQMNMSFFTSTTTLLWTKSFAPTTTGQYAGLCIFLIALTTIFRMLLAIRVNFHSIKHGLRQRRTKGLLAECPAIEIGQRPWTANEAVMLGVIDVVIAAISYLL
- a CDS encoding hypothetical protein (TransMembrane:5 (o35-60i67-89o119-138i150-175o187-211i)), encoding MISVAINTYLVSLGFGRHKVTISDENLKKINLNTIIGAAFGIIATTTSKTSFAITLYRIATNAWMKYFLIFVIITINVSMNLVWIFGLAKCSPLARVFDKTVPGTCWDPKALLQFQLFAAYYSAVLDFVLALLPWAILMRMTMRRRERLGVAVAMSLGAIAGITGIVKAVLVVSMKSEDITYDRVDLTIWTLTEPAASIMAICIPVLRMLYHELKSSSRSYNKNKTGTNPNDHETRNTVPSSALRASRRYGPNSRYGRNSVVIMSGWQESQEHLQDSDESVSGLKVSANTGGVLKTEEVRVQHERLSTFSDENSIELRNLPQAQVKGGYQSHDRAPSF